The stretch of DNA AAATGCATCAATCGCAGATATGCCCGATTGGCCATTTCGCAATTTACTCCAAAACTGTTCCACATCGTTACCAAGAGGAGAAACGACACCCATGCCGCTTATGACGACTCTTTCCATTATGAATCCTCCTTCATTTCACATCCACCGTTATCATGTCACGGAAATTATCCTATTACAAGTTGTTGTTTAAACTAGTATAATAGGTGCTATGATAACGAGTAATGGAGGGATGATTTATGAATGCCGAGGCCAGACTGGAAGCGTTATCCGTCTTCCTGAAATCGCAGCGCGCCAAAATTTCTCCCCTATCGGCTGGACTGCCCGGGGGCACCCGCAGAAGAACGCCGGGACTTAGACGGGAAGAAGTGGCTCAGCTTGCCGGCGTAAGCACAACCTGGTACACCTGGCTGGAACAGGGCCGCGACATCAAAGTATCCGTCTCCGTTCTCGACAATATCTCCAAAGCCCTCCGGCTTACCGCAGACGAACGGAAATATTTGCATTCGCTCGCGCTAGATACACACACCGGACCTGAGTTTCCTCCCGAAACTCAATCCGAAATCCGCCCTTCACTGCTTAAAATTATAAGGGAGTTAAAATATTCGCCAACGATTGTAACGGACCGCCGGTGCCAAATTGTCGGCTGGAATGAAGCCGCAAGACATGTGTTCCTTGATTTCGAGCAAGTTCCCGCTGCGCAGCGGAATTTAATCAGGCTGTTGTTTGCCCGCAAAGAACTGCAAAGGCTTGCCGTGAACTGGGAGGATTTTGTCGGAGGCTTTCTCGCCATATTCAGAACTTATTACGGGCAATACGTTGATGACGAATGGTATACCGAATTCATCCGCGATATGGACGCAAACCACCCGGATTTCGACCGCCTCTGGCAGCGCAGCACGGTGAACAATGCACCCGACGTGTTAATCGAGTTCCGGCATTCCAAAGCCGGCAAAATGCTGTTCGAGTTGACTTCAATGCAAGTCCACGGCAGCGCCGATTTACGGTGCATTATCTATACTCCGGCGGCCAATGGGACAGAGACAAAGCTCATGAAGATGATTCAGAAGCTATAAAACTTTAACATAAAAAGACCGCGCAGTGCGCGATCTTAATCCACTCATCAAAGTGTCTTAACCATGATAAAATCCGTTTGTTTTTCATCTCCCATATAAAAGGAGTGGGCTCCACTCTCGACAAAGCCCATTCCATGATAAAATTGGATTGCACCCTCATTTTTTTCCCATACGCCTAACCAAACCTGCTTTTTATTCTGCTCTTTCGCAATTTCTATGCCTTTTTGGATAAGACGCTTCCCCAGACCTTGCCCTTGAAATTTTCTGTTTATATAAATCCTCTCGATCTCAAGCGCTTCGCCAGCAATATTGTCTGAGTGGGCTTCATTGACATTAACCTTTAAATAGCCAGCCAGCTCTTCATTACTATAAATAAAAAAGAAAGACGAACTGGCATTAGATAATTCTTGTTCTAATTTCTCTAAATTAAATGCTCTTTCCAAATAGGATTTCATATTTTCGGGCGTATTCAAATCTCCAAAAGTATCATTAAATGTTTCATAACTTATTTCTTGAAGCATGCGTAAATCTTCTATCGTGCACTTCTTCATAATAATTGTCATATTAGTAGATCTCTCCTATAGTTAATCGATATCATTTCCGCCATTAATTTTGTTGCATTTACAACAAAAATGATTTAACTTATATTATCATACGACTATTAATTTTGACTAGTCTGGTTTTGATAAATCTAGAAATGGACTGAAAAAATGGATTCAAAAGAGGAGAGAATCTACTAAATAATCATGAAAACGTCGGGTAAACCGAAATATATATTTTATGGATTGGGAATCTTGATACTAACCCTTGGTGCTTCTTTCACTATACAATCAGGCCTTGGAGCATCGCCTTTTGACGCGCTTTTGGTCGGGCTATCTCTGAACGTGGGTCTTACTGTGGGAAGCTGGGAAATCATCATAGCTTTAATACTGATTGGCTGTAATTCATTGTTAAAAAGACAAAGACCAGAATTATTGGGTCTGCTAACCGCCCTGATAACTGGTCTTGGTATTGATACATGGCTTTTTTTATGGCGTCATTTGTTAATTCCGGAACTATGGTTCAGTAAACTTGTTTGTTTTGGCATAGGCTTAATCGTTATAGGGATAGGAACCGCAATCTATTTACACACAAACTTTGCACCAATGCCGGTTGACCGTTTAATGCTAATCATTCGTGAATTAAGTGGAATGAACATACTCCTTTCAAGAACATTCATTTATATTCTCTTTTTGACAATGGCAATCCTATTCGATGGACCAATCGGCATTGGGACTCTATTCACCGTTTGTTTAGGAGGTCCGATTCTTAGTTGCTTTATGCCAAAATAACCCATTACCCCAGCGGCGAGCGGGCCAGCAGTCTTTGAATGGAACGGTCCGCCTCACGCAGCACGGTATCTTTATCGACCGTCTTCAGCAGACCCCGGTCCATCAGGATTTTACCGTTGATGATCGTGCTCTCCACGTCCGCGCGCGTCGCCGAATACACGATCCGGGAGATCGGGTCCGCATCAAAGGAAGGGAACGTATGGAAGTTGTACAGGTTCAGGATCGCCAGGTCCGCTTTCTTGCCGACCTCGATGCTGCCGATTTCATTTTCCATCCCAACCGCCTTGGCTCCGCCGATTGTCGCCATCCGGAACACGGATTTAGCGTCCATCGCTGTCGGCCCGTGCAGCGGCTTCTGGATTAGCGCGGCCAGCCGCATTTCATTGAACATATCAAGGTTGTTGTTGCAGGGAGCGCCGTCCGCGCCAAGGCTCACCGAGACATGCTCGTCAATCAGCCCCGGCGTGTCGGCGATGCCGGACGCCAGCTTCAGGTTGGAGCCCGGACAATGGCTGACATGCACGCCCCGCTCCCGCAAAATGCGCCGCTCCTGCTCATCCAGCCAAATGCAGTGGGCCAGAATGAGCCGTTCGTTCGCCAGCCCGATATGATCCAGGTACACGATATTGCGCATACCGGTCATAGCCTGCACAATTTCGATCTCCCCCTGATTCTCGGAAGCATGGGTATGCACTTTAACCCCGTAACGCGCCGACAAATCACGGACCTCGGTCAGCAGCGGCTCGGTGCAGGAAATCACAAACCTCGGGGAAAAAGCGTAGCGGATGCGCCCGCCGTCATACCCGTTCCATTTTTCCAGCAGATCCACGCTCTCCTGAAGCGAGGCCGCCGTATCCTCCTGAAGCGCCTCGGGCACATCCCCGCCCTTCTGGTCCATCATGACCTTGCCGGAGAGGGCGCGGATACCGCTCTTTGCAATCGCCTGAAACGCGTAATCCGTATGGTGCACCGTCTCCATATCGACAATCGTCGTCGTCCCGCTGGAGATCAGTTCCCCGATGCCGAGCATGGCGGAATAATAGAGCGACTCCCCGTCATGCGCCGCTTCGAGCGGCCAAATACGCTTGCGCAGCCAATCCATCAGCTCCAGATCGTCCGCTTTGCCCCGAAACAGCGTCTGGCATAAATGAATATGCGTCTGCACGAAGCCGGGGATTATGGTCCGCCCCGTGGCGTCGATCACCGTCTCTCCCGCAAGCGGTGCTAGGCCGCTGCCGATTTCCGCGATCAAGTCGTCCTTGATCCGGATGTCACCGCGCAGGATTTCCTCCTGTTTGTTCATCGTGATGAGTTCCGCGTTTTTGATCAAAATACCACTCATGACTTGTTCCTCCTTGAAATAGCTAAAATTAAAAGCAAAAAGGCCACAAAGACATGCCAAGGCATATCTTCGTAGCCAGAAATTTACGGTTTCCGGTAGAGACCCTTAATCCAATCATTAAGGATATACGAAAAGTGTTTAAAATTCTTATGAATACCCCTATCTTAATTCAGGGACTGCATCATTGTCAACACGAGTGAACTAAATTGACATTCCCCTTGCAACTTGCAGCAAAAGCAGACAAAACCTAACATAATCGACAAAGTCATAGTGACTAAATGGCTATTCATCCTGCCGCATTAGGTTTAAAATAACATGGATATCCTTGAAAAGGAGTGTAAACCAATTGAAAAACATTGCATGGATTGGAACGGGGCACATGGGGCTTCCCATGGCCCGCAATTTGCTGAAGGCGGGCCACAGCCTGCATGTTTATAACCGGACGGCGGAAAAGGCCGAGCCGCTCAGAGGGGAAGGAGCCGTCATTTGCCGCACGGCGGGGGAAGCCGCCGCAGAAGCCGATCTGATCTTTCTGATGCTGACCAAAGGCGAAACGGTCCGGGAGGTTCTGTCGGGAGAAGAAGGCGTTCTTGCAAAGCTCCGTCCGAAAGCTGTTGTCGTGAATATGAGTACAATCGGCCCGGAGGAAGCCAAGGAATTCGCCCGGATTACCGGTGAAGCTGGAGGAATTTATGTAGATGCGCCCGTATCCGGCTCGGTAGGGCCCGCGGTGCAAGCGCAGCTCGTCATCCTGGCAGGCGGAGACAGCGATGCGGTTGAGGCTTGCCGGCCTTATTTTGATAAACTGGGAAAAGCGACTATCCATTTCGGAGATGTCGGAGCGGGCAGCTCCGCCAAATTGGCGATCAACCTGCTGCTCGGCGTGGTTGCCCAAGGAGTGGGCGAAGCGCTGCTGTTTGCGGAAGCGTCCGGACTTGACCGTGAATTGGTGCTGCGGATGATTAGTGAATCAGCCGTATCCACGAAGCTGTTCGAGGGCAAAAAAGAAATGTATGTAAAAGAAGAGTACCCCTCTGCCTTCATGATCAGCCTCGTTGCCAAGGATCTAGGGCTGCTGACAGATGAAGCGCGCCGTGCGGGCATCCGGCTGCCGCTCGCCGAAGCTGCCGGGGAAACGTATGCAGCCGCTGACCGGAGCGGCAAGGGAGCGATGGATATGGCGGCCGTATGGCTGCAATTGAAGTAGAACACTTAAAACCCCGTATACCTTTTTTATGGTAACGGGGTCTTAAGTCTCCTCTTGGCTATGCAATTTAATTATATCCTCCTACAACAATCCATACTTTTGACATGGTACATTTTTCGATGATTCCATGTTACCTGATTTCCAATCGGCTTGACCGCTTTGGACAATCGCTTCAGAATTGTTTTCAAATTTTACTTACCTTTCAATCCTTGTACCCCGATTTCGGAGTACTTCACCGAAATTCCATGCCTTGCATATGGGTGTTCTTCGGTTCCCGCGTACACGATTCTCGCGAAAAACGTTGTCACTTCCGTTTTCCTTATGTGCGATTATCGTACATTGTACGCTTCGCTAACCTTTTCCAATGGAATCCCGCTCCTTTCTCACAAGACTTTCGCCTTGTTTTGAAACAGCTTCTTCCTTCTTCCATGGTTCGCCTGGATTTTTCGGACAACATACCTATTGGTCTGCTTTAACGATTCATAGATTCGTCTGTGCTTCGCCATTGCTTCCGCTTAAACGGCTCATTTGTCTATCTTTGCTTATGCCAATGGCTTCCGCTTAAACGGCTCACGATTCCGTTTTGGGCTTTACCAATTGATCTGCTCAGATAGCTCATTTGTCCGTTGCCGCTTCACCGACCGGTTCGCTCAAACAACTCATGGTCCCGTCTTGGCTGTGCCAATTTTAGGTATGCACCGATTGCCTAGCCCATCGGAGGTAGTTCCCTTCCTTATATAAAATAAGGAATTCGGGATTATCACCTTCCGCCGCTGTAAGAAAAATGGTGGGCCGCTGAATTTCAAAACATTCGCTTTAGAGCGTTATCCATCCGGCTCTTTTTTTCGTGCAGCTCTTCTGGTGATGTCTTTATTATAGACTACTTATCTAAAATTTTAAAACTTGATATTGCGGACTTTTGCGTCTTATTTCCCGGTATTTGGGCAGCAGCTGTGATTATCCGTATATTGCTTACGCTTTCATTTAATATGTCGGGCTTACGCCTGTTTTCTATGAAAGTGCTTTCATTGTAAAAAGGGAGGTTCCTTTTCATTGATACTTTCAGAAAAAAATCTCTACCCGGCAGACGCCAGAATCTTCTCCATCACGGGGAAATTAGCCGTCCGTCCAGGGAATTTGACCTCGCCCCTAATCTCGTAACCGAGACGCCGGTACAGCTCTAGCGCCTTGGCGTTTTTGGCGTATGTATCCATTCGGATGCTCTTATATCCTTGTTCAGCGGCAAAATTCTCGGCAAACGCAACCAATCGGCGCGCGATTCCTTTTCCCTGAACCCGAGGATGAACCGCAAGACGGTGCATGATCAAATTGGGCCCTTCCGGCTGTACCCATTCGATTTCCCCATACTGCTCGGCCTGATTCTCATCCAGCACTAAAATTGCGGCAGGAGCCCCGTCCTCTTCCCACACATACAGCGTTCCCCGCTCTATGTCCTCAGTAATAATTTCAGCGTTCGGATAGCTTTCATCCCACTGGTCGCTTCCGCCCTCCCGCATTACCCGTATGCATTCGGCAATCAGCGCCATAATCTGCTCAAGCTCTTCTATTCTTCCTTTTCTGATGTCATGCTCCACGTTCCCGCGCACCTGCCTCTTTTGTCTGTTTCCTGAGTCCACAAAACTCAGCCACTTGACAGTCTACCACAGATGACGGGAAAAGCTGAAATCCATATAATATTTTCGCATAAGGGTACGGTGAAGCGGCGGCGAAAGGGGGCTCTTTCGCCGCCGCAATCCTTCATTTGAACTCCAGCTTATGTCCGTCCTCAAAGCCCTTGGCGAACCCGGTATCGAATCCGACGTCGTAGGCTTCATTGTAGCCCTGCTGATAGGCGCCATCGGGCGGCGTTTCCGGAGCAACGCCCGGTTCGGGGGAGAGCGGTACAACTACCTGTTCAGTCTCCGCCGGAGGAGCGGCGGGCACGGGTTCCGGTACTGGCAGAACAGCGCGCCGATGGAGCCGTTTCTTTCTGCGTAGTTTGACGCCTCTTTTCCGAAGCCGTGGACGAAGGGGGCGGCCTAACCGTTTTTTACGGCCCTTAAGCGCTGTTCCCTTGCGGATTTTACGGATTTTGCGGACCTTGGTCTTCCGCGAGAGCAGCACCTTGCGTCTGCGGGCCGTTTTCCCCGTACGCGACGGCTTACGGCTTGTTTTCTTCATCTCTGTCACTCCTTCAGTGCTGCGTGCATGCCGCGATACTCCAAAACACAGGACGATGCCAGCCATGGCGCGGAGGGAATTCCTTCTTTGTGTCTATGCAGCGAAATGCCGGTCATCATCCGGCACATGGCGCTCTGGTATTCGCTGAGAACCCTGACATTGTCGCACAGCTTGCGGGCTGCGAGCTCCGAATGGCCGGTCAAATCTGCTATGGTTTCCAGAATAGCCGCCAGCGCCGCCTGACTGCGGGCAATGGAGCGGATCATTTCCAGCTTGACGGCGCGTTCCGAGAGCTGCAGCCCGCTCATTTCTCGTCTTCTCCGAAGCTGAACCCGCCTTCGGTCAGACTTCCGAAGCCTCCGCCGCCTTCCTCTTCCCCGGTATCTAGCATGGCTTTCAAATTGCTGCACAGACCGTTCTCCAGTTTGGTTAATCCCTCCACCAGTTCAACAATCGCGTCATGGATGGTGAGTGATTCCTTTAACTGGTCTTCGTGCGTATCGAACGCACGGGGATGAATATGATGGTGCGTCCACTCCTTTACCTTCTCCGCCTCTACCGCTTTGGCTTCCAGGATCATCGCGATATTCCACTGGATGGTGGCGGTGGATTCCAGCATTTTCAGATAAGCTTCTTCTCTGCTCATCGTCCGCCTCCCGCTATTCTTCTTCCTGGCCGTTCAGTTCCTTGATAACTTTGCCCACCTGCTCGGCCACCGCCTCCTGAAGATCGGCGAATGCGTTAAGATAGGCGATAATATTCTTGTTCACCTGGCCCGCGCTTTCAATTACTCCCGCACTGCCGCCGAATTCCGGCTCCGCATCCGGCAAATCATGGACGATTTGCGCCATGCGGACAGCCACGTGGCGCTCGGCGTCAAGAATGCGAGCCATCTGTTCATGCGAATGGGCCATGTGCTCCAAGATTTTGGTGATTTTATTCTGCATGATCATGTCTCCTTTGCTTAGGCGCCCTGCTACAACATATGCGGCGGAGGCCCGGTCGGTTACGGGGAAGCAAAGGAATGGCGGAATTCGGCCCGCAGAGGAAAAAAGGCGAGCACCCCAGCTTGGAGCGCCCGCCTTCCTCTTTCATTTGTAATCATTTGGATAGTACATAGGTTCTTGGGTAGAATCCGAATTTTTCATAAAAAGGCAATGCCTCATCATTCCCGAACAATACTGAGATCGCAATATTCTCAATGCTGTTTGTCTTAAACCAGCCAAGCGATAATGTCATCAGCTCTTGACCAATACCACTGCCTCTGAAATCTTGCAGAACAAAGATAGAATCCAGCTCCCCCCGGTTTCCTCCAGTTATTGAACAGATTTAGTGTCGCAGTCCCCCAACTCTAAGCCAACAGCGAAGGTGGGGGTTAGACACGTTCGATTTACAAACATATGTTCTCGTGTTATACTAGATCCATCAAACTTGCGATGGAGGGCATTTCATGAAGGTGGTCAAAACACTCAAACATCCGATTACGTCTCACCACCGCATGCTAGATGCGACCCTCCATGTGTATCAAGAGGCGCTGTCGTTCTTGATTACAGTCATTCAAGAGCAGTTTGTAGCCTTGGAATCGTTATCCACCCAAGCGGTAGTGACGGCGGTAGAACGGCTGATTCACCGTACCAAGAACAATCCGAATCCGCTCTACGTCGAATTCGATCAACGCTTTTATAAGTTTCCTTCGTACTTCCGCAGAAGTGCCATTGCAGAAGCGTTTGGCATTATGAAAAGCCATCATTCCCGTTTTCAGCTTTGGCAAGCCGAGCGACAACACGCTCAGCAAGAAGGGAAATGCTTTTCGAAGAAACCGCCGACACTCCAAGCTCAGCATCAGGCATTCCCTTGTTTGTACAAAGGCAACATGTTCATTCGAACCTCCGATACGACAGCTAACATCAAGGTATTTCATCAAGGCGATTGGGTCTGGCTCCCCATTACCTTTAAAGGGCAAGACCGATTTAAACGTAACGTGTGGAGCATGAAAGAGTGCAATCCCACATTGGTTCGGAAAGGAAAACGCTATGCCCTTCATATCGCCTATGAAGGGGATGTGAAGTTGACTCAGACGGAACGTTCCAAGCAGCGGGTATGTGCCGTTGATTTAGGATTAACGAATTCCGCAGTTTGTTCCGTGATGGACGCTAATGGCACTGTCTTGGCGAGGAGCTTTATCAACCAAGCCAAAGAAAAAGACCGGATGCGCCAAATCACAGGCAAACTAAAACAAGCCCAGCGTCAATCCGGTATAGGCGCAAAACCGAATTTCTGGCGGCGGATGAACGGCTTACAGACGCATATCGTCCACGATACCGCGCATC from Paenibacillus sophorae encodes:
- a CDS encoding helix-turn-helix transcriptional regulator yields the protein MNAEARLEALSVFLKSQRAKISPLSAGLPGGTRRRTPGLRREEVAQLAGVSTTWYTWLEQGRDIKVSVSVLDNISKALRLTADERKYLHSLALDTHTGPEFPPETQSEIRPSLLKIIRELKYSPTIVTDRRCQIVGWNEAARHVFLDFEQVPAAQRNLIRLLFARKELQRLAVNWEDFVGGFLAIFRTYYGQYVDDEWYTEFIRDMDANHPDFDRLWQRSTVNNAPDVLIEFRHSKAGKMLFELTSMQVHGSADLRCIIYTPAANGTETKLMKMIQKL
- a CDS encoding 5'-deoxyadenosine deaminase, with protein sequence MSGILIKNAELITMNKQEEILRGDIRIKDDLIAEIGSGLAPLAGETVIDATGRTIIPGFVQTHIHLCQTLFRGKADDLELMDWLRKRIWPLEAAHDGESLYYSAMLGIGELISSGTTTIVDMETVHHTDYAFQAIAKSGIRALSGKVMMDQKGGDVPEALQEDTAASLQESVDLLEKWNGYDGGRIRYAFSPRFVISCTEPLLTEVRDLSARYGVKVHTHASENQGEIEIVQAMTGMRNIVYLDHIGLANERLILAHCIWLDEQERRILRERGVHVSHCPGSNLKLASGIADTPGLIDEHVSVSLGADGAPCNNNLDMFNEMRLAALIQKPLHGPTAMDAKSVFRMATIGGAKAVGMENEIGSIEVGKKADLAILNLYNFHTFPSFDADPISRIVYSATRADVESTIINGKILMDRGLLKTVDKDTVLREADRSIQRLLARSPLG
- a CDS encoding GNAT family N-acetyltransferase, with protein sequence MEHDIRKGRIEELEQIMALIAECIRVMREGGSDQWDESYPNAEIITEDIERGTLYVWEEDGAPAAILVLDENQAEQYGEIEWVQPEGPNLIMHRLAVHPRVQGKGIARRLVAFAENFAAEQGYKSIRMDTYAKNAKALELYRRLGYEIRGEVKFPGRTANFPVMEKILASAG
- a CDS encoding NAD(P)-dependent oxidoreductase; translation: MKNIAWIGTGHMGLPMARNLLKAGHSLHVYNRTAEKAEPLRGEGAVICRTAGEAAAEADLIFLMLTKGETVREVLSGEEGVLAKLRPKAVVVNMSTIGPEEAKEFARITGEAGGIYVDAPVSGSVGPAVQAQLVILAGGDSDAVEACRPYFDKLGKATIHFGDVGAGSSAKLAINLLLGVVAQGVGEALLFAEASGLDRELVLRMISESAVSTKLFEGKKEMYVKEEYPSAFMISLVAKDLGLLTDEARRAGIRLPLAEAAGETYAAADRSGKGAMDMAAVWLQLK
- a CDS encoding RNA-guided endonuclease TnpB family protein; its protein translation is MKVVKTLKHPITSHHRMLDATLHVYQEALSFLITVIQEQFVALESLSTQAVVTAVERLIHRTKNNPNPLYVEFDQRFYKFPSYFRRSAIAEAFGIMKSHHSRFQLWQAERQHAQQEGKCFSKKPPTLQAQHQAFPCLYKGNMFIRTSDTTANIKVFHQGDWVWLPITFKGQDRFKRNVWSMKECNPTLVRKGKRYALHIAYEGDVKLTQTERSKQRVCAVDLGLTNSAVCSVMDANGTVLARSFINQAKEKDRMRQITGKLKQAQRQSGIGAKPNFWRRMNGLQTHIVHDTAHQIIAFAQKHSADVIVMEYLGKMSLPKGTRGAKRLRAKLQFWAKRRIQTKVTEMAHFLGMRVSMVNPANTSALAFDGSGFVQRNTKRDVAVFVTGKTYHADLGASYNIGARYVLRSIHKATSEKMWLSLEAKDPSLAKRTYWTLASLIRVQQALSLQSRSS
- a CDS encoding GNAT family N-acetyltransferase, yielding MTIIMKKCTIEDLRMLQEISYETFNDTFGDLNTPENMKSYLERAFNLEKLEQELSNASSSFFFIYSNEELAGYLKVNVNEAHSDNIAGEALEIERIYINRKFQGQGLGKRLIQKGIEIAKEQNKKQVWLGVWEKNEGAIQFYHGMGFVESGAHSFYMGDEKQTDFIMVKTL
- a CDS encoding GNAT family N-acetyltransferase, with protein sequence MCSITGGNRGELDSIFVLQDFRGSGIGQELMTLSLGWFKTNSIENIAISVLFGNDEALPFYEKFGFYPRTYVLSK
- a CDS encoding YczE/YyaS/YitT family protein — protein: MKTSGKPKYIFYGLGILILTLGASFTIQSGLGASPFDALLVGLSLNVGLTVGSWEIIIALILIGCNSLLKRQRPELLGLLTALITGLGIDTWLFLWRHLLIPELWFSKLVCFGIGLIVIGIGTAIYLHTNFAPMPVDRLMLIIRELSGMNILLSRTFIYILFLTMAILFDGPIGIGTLFTVCLGGPILSCFMPK